Proteins encoded in a region of the Candidatus Zixiibacteriota bacterium genome:
- a CDS encoding methylated-DNA--[protein]-cysteine S-methyltransferase encodes MRTPTSDYARVASAIEHLRTHRGNGTSLDDVARHVGLSPFHFQRMFQRWAGVSPKQFAQFLTLTEARRRLAVSQSVLATAFDVGLSAPSRLHDLFLRWERITPGSYRAGGAGLAISWAVAPTPLGSALFARVAQGLCGLAFLDEAGKAAARVELSRRWPNASFQHGPDELKAEVDAVNLRLAGGHSMPLSLVLRGTPFQLQVWEALLRIPEGLVVSYAGLADVVCTPKATRAVGAAVGANPLATLIPCHRVLRANGDFGEYRWGGTRKVALLAREWAKANAA; translated from the coding sequence ATGAGAACTCCGACATCCGATTACGCACGCGTCGCGTCTGCCATCGAACACCTGCGCACTCATCGCGGCAACGGGACATCGCTCGATGATGTGGCCCGTCACGTTGGTCTCAGTCCGTTTCACTTCCAACGGATGTTTCAACGATGGGCCGGGGTGAGTCCCAAGCAGTTCGCTCAATTCCTGACGTTGACGGAGGCACGGCGACGTCTGGCCGTGTCGCAGAGCGTGCTCGCCACGGCGTTCGATGTCGGGCTCTCCGCGCCGAGCCGTCTGCACGATCTGTTTCTGCGTTGGGAACGGATCACACCGGGATCGTATCGCGCCGGCGGCGCCGGACTGGCGATCTCATGGGCGGTTGCTCCAACCCCGTTGGGGTCGGCGTTGTTTGCCCGCGTGGCGCAGGGATTGTGTGGCTTGGCATTTCTCGATGAGGCCGGCAAAGCTGCGGCGCGTGTGGAACTATCGCGGCGCTGGCCGAACGCTTCGTTTCAACATGGTCCCGATGAGCTCAAAGCCGAAGTCGACGCGGTCAATCTCCGACTGGCCGGTGGGCACAGCATGCCCTTGTCGCTTGTGTTGCGCGGGACACCGTTTCAACTGCAGGTCTGGGAAGCCCTGCTGCGAATCCCGGAGGGCTTGGTTGTCTCGTATGCCGGTCTCGCCGATGTCGTCTGCACTCCGAAGGCGACGCGTGCGGTCGGTGCAGCCGTCGGGGCCAATCCGCTGGCAACGCTGATTCCGTGTCATCGTGTGTTACGTGCCAATGGCGACTTCGGCGAGTACCGCTGGGGGGGCACCCGGAAGGTCGCGCTGCTGGCCCGTGAATGGGCCAAAGCGAATGCGGCCTGA
- a CDS encoding YMGG-like glycine zipper-containing protein: protein MNSRTGIMLAVVLVAALGIGFFLGTKDQDPPANASALQEQSDSESTEQLPDDKPQQEPIDVAGNEPQAKSEPKVEPRTKQPVAEPKRPPEPVYRSVSVPTGTPLTLALETLLRTDSNAVGDRFAGRTTEPILAEGATVIPAGSAVEGRITQLEEPHRTAGKAQMTLVVDRYVDADGREYTLNAQPLYLEGEGDKVSDEGKVGIGAAAGAVLGALTSKNKGKGALKGAAAGAVAGGVVAIATKGKQLVLEPGQNLQFELGEGNSVQVKSETASSN from the coding sequence ATGAACAGTCGGACAGGAATCATGCTGGCGGTGGTATTGGTTGCAGCTCTTGGGATCGGGTTTTTCCTCGGGACTAAAGACCAGGACCCCCCGGCCAACGCGTCGGCATTGCAAGAGCAATCGGATTCGGAATCAACAGAACAGCTCCCCGATGACAAGCCACAGCAGGAGCCGATTGATGTGGCGGGAAACGAGCCTCAGGCGAAATCGGAACCCAAGGTCGAACCCAGGACGAAACAGCCAGTGGCCGAACCGAAACGTCCTCCCGAACCGGTCTACCGCAGCGTGAGTGTGCCCACGGGGACGCCGCTGACACTGGCGCTTGAGACATTACTCCGCACCGATTCCAACGCCGTCGGCGACCGATTCGCGGGAAGAACCACCGAGCCAATCCTGGCCGAGGGCGCGACGGTGATTCCGGCAGGCTCGGCGGTCGAGGGACGCATCACGCAATTGGAGGAACCGCACCGGACCGCGGGCAAGGCGCAAATGACACTGGTCGTGGATCGCTATGTCGATGCCGATGGGCGTGAGTACACCCTCAATGCACAGCCGCTCTACCTGGAAGGCGAAGGCGATAAGGTCAGCGACGAGGGCAAAGTCGGGATCGGCGCGGCCGCCGGCGCGGTGCTGGGGGCACTGACGAGCAAGAATAAGGGAAAGGGCGCCCTCAAAGGCGCCGCAGCGGGAGCCGTGGCAGGGGGCGTCGTAGCCATCGCCACCAAGGGCAAACAACTCGTCCTGGAACCGGGGCAGAATCTTCAGTTTGAATTGGGCGAGGGGAACTCGGTGCAAGTCAAATCCGAGACGGCATCAAGTAATTAA
- the menE gene encoding o-succinylbenzoate--CoA ligase: protein MNIPRTIPYPTTRHARTRPEHLAFIESGRLVTYGQLERMIEGAAQRLLAYECRNGDRVILRMRPSVSAAVMIHAIPRLGAVVVPISPSLPDSEWQRTVSLINPAVVVIDREAPESISAPTGIPQFEIDMAALSEEEPPPASMRGTEDFGCIDANRLHSIVLTSGTGGVPKGVALSFANHLFSALASGLNLGIRDDDRWLLNLPIHHIGGLAILIRASLYGSTVVVHSRFDVTEMMRAIEQAHVTHLSLVQTTLRQLLNAYPAPRFPQHLRAVLAGGGPVDSTLLREASMRGLPLCPTYGMTETASQVATRPPKLGGQPIDDGAPPLPLCDVEIRDGDGRRSDPDCEGTIQVRGPMVAMGYWDGSEQVVPFTRDGWFETCDTGSLDRYGRLHVRGRRDRVIISGGEKLHAEEVESALRGIDGINDAAALGEDDAVWGQALVALIECDSGSAISDVLIRRALRETLAPYKIPKRIERVDRLPRTGLGKIDYFALRSMIGSR, encoded by the coding sequence ATGAACATCCCGCGCACCATTCCCTATCCCACGACCCGCCATGCGCGGACAAGACCCGAACACCTGGCTTTCATCGAGAGCGGGCGGCTGGTCACGTACGGGCAGCTCGAGCGCATGATCGAGGGTGCCGCGCAACGTCTCCTGGCGTACGAATGCCGCAACGGCGACCGCGTCATCCTGCGGATGCGGCCGTCGGTGTCGGCTGCGGTGATGATCCATGCGATTCCCCGTCTAGGGGCGGTTGTCGTGCCGATTTCTCCATCGCTGCCGGACAGCGAATGGCAACGGACAGTCTCATTGATCAATCCGGCCGTCGTTGTGATCGACCGTGAGGCACCGGAATCAATCTCGGCACCGACAGGAATTCCACAATTCGAGATCGACATGGCTGCGCTCAGCGAAGAAGAGCCGCCCCCAGCGTCGATGAGGGGCACAGAGGATTTCGGCTGCATCGACGCCAACCGTCTCCATTCCATCGTCCTGACGTCCGGGACCGGCGGTGTGCCGAAGGGTGTCGCGCTCAGCTTTGCCAATCATCTCTTCAGCGCGCTGGCGTCGGGACTCAATTTGGGCATCCGGGATGACGACCGCTGGCTGCTGAATCTGCCGATTCACCACATCGGCGGGCTCGCGATTCTGATACGGGCCTCCCTGTACGGCTCGACGGTCGTCGTTCACTCACGCTTTGATGTTACCGAGATGATGCGTGCGATCGAGCAGGCCCATGTCACGCATCTGTCGCTGGTGCAGACGACGCTCAGGCAACTCCTGAATGCGTACCCCGCACCCCGGTTTCCACAACACCTGCGCGCCGTCCTGGCCGGCGGCGGCCCCGTGGACAGCACACTCCTCCGGGAGGCATCGATGCGCGGGTTGCCGTTGTGTCCGACCTACGGGATGACCGAGACGGCTTCACAAGTGGCGACGCGGCCCCCGAAACTCGGCGGCCAACCGATAGACGACGGGGCTCCCCCGCTTCCGCTGTGTGACGTTGAGATTCGTGATGGGGACGGCCGCCGGTCGGACCCCGATTGCGAGGGCACTATTCAAGTGCGAGGGCCAATGGTCGCGATGGGATACTGGGACGGATCGGAGCAGGTCGTGCCGTTCACGCGCGATGGCTGGTTTGAGACGTGCGATACCGGATCTCTGGATCGGTACGGGCGATTGCATGTCCGCGGACGGCGCGACCGCGTCATCATCAGCGGCGGCGAAAAGCTTCATGCCGAGGAAGTCGAGTCGGCACTGCGGGGTATCGACGGCATCAATGACGCGGCAGCGCTCGGAGAGGATGACGCGGTCTGGGGACAGGCGCTGGTGGCGCTGATCGAGTGCGACTCCGGGTCGGCGATCAGTGACGTACTGATCCGACGTGCGCTAAGAGAGACCCTCGCACCTTATAAGATTCCAAAGCGCATTGAACGGGTGGACCGATTGCCGCGAACGGGACTCGGAAAGATCGACTACTTCGCGCTTCGCAGCATGATCGGTTCCCGGTAG
- the menC gene encoding o-succinylbenzoate synthase encodes MRWRSASASTSECDVELRFNEYTVDLPRPITTAHGVYRTRAGVLIALRDDDGAVGYGDAAPLAPFSKESVADVVKTLRQAGLHGTETLRAITSAENRQTDDSAEACLSDLSDDLPSVRFALDVARIDLASRKQGLPMACCLAHDPAPHVDVNGLVDGLDSRKIERHIRDSSQRGFRTFKIKVDHDADAAIERVLAARDAAPDAALRVDVNAAWTPAQLRYALPQLAKLDLEFLEQPLPPGSARDAAGLCRAHGVRLALDEEITECDDAIRLCEDRLCDVIVLKPMIIGGMMRSLRLIDRAAGTGMQVVVTSTWESDIGVAAAMHLSAAGWPATIAAGLSTAGTIGARLVDRPLLIREGRLKIGNRPGLGVEVVEGFFESGSE; translated from the coding sequence ATGCGCTGGCGTTCGGCATCGGCATCAACATCGGAATGTGACGTGGAGCTGCGCTTCAACGAATACACGGTTGATCTGCCGCGTCCCATCACAACCGCCCACGGTGTATATCGAACGCGGGCCGGCGTTCTGATTGCATTGCGTGACGATGACGGCGCGGTCGGCTATGGAGATGCAGCACCGCTGGCTCCGTTTTCGAAAGAGTCGGTCGCCGATGTCGTGAAAACGCTGAGGCAAGCAGGGCTCCACGGTACCGAAACTCTTCGGGCCATAACCTCCGCAGAAAACCGGCAAACCGACGATTCGGCTGAAGCATGCCTGAGTGACCTGTCGGATGATCTGCCTTCGGTGCGCTTCGCCCTCGATGTCGCGCGGATCGATTTGGCATCCAGGAAGCAGGGCCTTCCAATGGCGTGTTGCCTCGCGCACGATCCCGCTCCACATGTCGATGTCAATGGCTTGGTCGATGGACTCGACTCCCGGAAAATCGAACGACACATCCGTGATTCGTCGCAGCGGGGATTCCGCACGTTTAAGATCAAAGTCGATCACGACGCCGACGCGGCCATCGAGCGGGTGCTGGCGGCACGAGACGCGGCGCCCGACGCGGCATTGCGAGTCGATGTCAACGCCGCCTGGACGCCAGCACAATTGCGCTATGCACTGCCTCAATTGGCGAAGCTGGATCTGGAGTTTCTCGAGCAGCCCCTGCCACCGGGTTCGGCAAGGGACGCGGCTGGCCTGTGCCGCGCCCATGGTGTACGCCTGGCGCTCGATGAGGAGATTACCGAGTGCGATGATGCCATCAGACTCTGTGAGGACCGGTTGTGTGATGTCATCGTCCTCAAACCGATGATCATCGGCGGAATGATGCGCAGTCTGAGACTCATCGATCGCGCCGCCGGGACCGGCATGCAGGTTGTGGTCACCTCAACGTGGGAGAGCGACATCGGCGTCGCGGCGGCCATGCATCTATCGGCTGCGGGATGGCCGGCCACCATAGCGGCCGGACTCTCAACGGCGGGAACGATTGGGGCCCGATTGGTCGATCGACCGTTGCTGATTCGGGAGGGGCGTCTGAAGATCGGCAATCGACCCGGTCTCGGGGTCGAAGTCGTCGAGGGATTCTTCGAGAGTGGCTCGGAATGA